A part of Aquibium oceanicum genomic DNA contains:
- a CDS encoding DUF2852 domain-containing protein, which yields MNTSALIRPAWTPATIALMVLGFMVFWPLGLAMLAYIIWGDRLDGFKRDVNQATDGFFASCRSKRGRHHRSHHHGRTGNVAFDDWREAELSRIEEERRKLDEAREEFDSYLRELRRAKDQEEFDRFMNERADRKRDSRHEDSEPKPSTGLLDD from the coding sequence ATGAACACGAGTGCACTGATCCGTCCGGCCTGGACGCCGGCGACTATTGCGCTGATGGTGCTCGGTTTCATGGTGTTCTGGCCGCTGGGCCTCGCCATGCTTGCCTACATCATCTGGGGCGACCGGCTTGACGGTTTCAAGCGCGACGTAAACCAGGCGACGGACGGCTTCTTCGCCTCCTGCCGCAGCAAGCGCGGCCGCCATCATCGCAGCCATCACCATGGCCGCACCGGGAACGTCGCGTTCGACGACTGGCGCGAGGCCGAACTGAGCCGCATCGAGGAAGAGCGCCGCAAGCTCGACGAGGCGCGCGAGGAGTTCGACAGCTACCTGCGCGAACTGCGCCGCGCCAAGGACCAGGAAGAGTTCGATCGCTTCATGAACGAGCGCGCCGACCGCAAGCGCGACTCCAGGCACGAAGACTCCGAGCCGAAGCCTTCCACGGGCCTCCTCGACGACTGA
- a CDS encoding M48 family metallopeptidase: MIPAFLRKPVRSAPPLAPLERTHHVAGRELPLRIVENQRARRLTLRIDAGGQGLRITVPPGLAEREVDQFLRRHQGWLEARLEKLPDRPQLRPGAKVPVRGVPHLIVHEPGRRGSVAVEMLDGAPALVVHGDRAHLPRRIADFLKREAKRDIEPLVAKHAAVVGRRAKAIRFKDTTSRWGSCSSDGNLSFSWRIMMAPPAVIDYLVAHEVAHLKEMNHGPKFWKLCRDLCPRTDEAKAWLKRNGSALQAIGFG; encoded by the coding sequence ATGATTCCGGCCTTCCTCAGGAAACCCGTCCGTTCCGCTCCGCCCCTCGCTCCTCTCGAGCGGACGCATCACGTCGCCGGGCGCGAACTGCCGCTGCGGATCGTGGAAAACCAGCGCGCCCGCCGGCTGACGCTCAGGATCGACGCGGGCGGACAGGGACTGCGCATCACCGTCCCGCCCGGCCTGGCCGAGCGCGAGGTCGACCAGTTCCTGCGCCGCCACCAGGGCTGGCTGGAGGCCCGGCTGGAAAAGCTGCCCGACCGCCCGCAGCTTCGCCCCGGCGCCAAGGTGCCCGTGCGCGGTGTCCCGCACCTGATCGTCCACGAACCCGGCCGCCGCGGCAGCGTGGCAGTCGAGATGCTGGACGGAGCCCCGGCTCTCGTCGTCCACGGCGACCGCGCCCACCTGCCGCGCCGCATCGCCGACTTTTTGAAGCGCGAAGCCAAACGCGACATCGAGCCCCTGGTGGCGAAGCACGCGGCGGTCGTCGGCCGCCGGGCCAAGGCCATCCGCTTCAAGGACACCACCAGCCGCTGGGGCTCCTGCTCCTCCGACGGCAACCTCTCCTTCTCCTGGCGCATCATGATGGCCCCCCCCGCCGTCATCGACTACCTCGTCGCCCACGAGGTCGCGCATCTGAAGGAAATGAACCACGGCCCCAAATTCTGGAAACTCTGCCGCGACCTCTGCCCCCGCACCGACGAGGCCAAGGCCTGGCTCAAGCGCAACGGCTCGGCGCTGCAGGCGATCGGGTTCGGGTGA
- a CDS encoding YdcF family protein, whose translation MDARVLAAARVLFAYHRIDDPLAPSDAVVGLGSYDLRVADRCAELFHGGIAPRLVLTGRSGHWTRDLYATSEAEAFTKVCVAAGVPEDAILIEPEATNIGENIRFSARLLGPDVRRVVLVTKPQTQRRVRAAVDRQWPQVEALVTAPRTAFDDQPTDAFPLENLVDEMVGDLHRILDYPSKGFAVEQDVPDDVMAAYEFLIARGFDRHLA comes from the coding sequence TTGGACGCCCGCGTCCTCGCCGCCGCGCGCGTTCTCTTCGCCTATCACCGCATCGACGATCCGCTCGCTCCCTCCGACGCGGTCGTCGGCCTCGGCAGCTACGACCTGCGCGTGGCGGACCGGTGCGCCGAACTCTTCCACGGCGGCATCGCACCCCGACTGGTGCTGACCGGAAGGTCCGGGCACTGGACGCGCGATCTCTACGCGACCAGCGAGGCGGAGGCCTTCACGAAGGTCTGCGTTGCTGCCGGCGTGCCGGAAGATGCGATCCTGATCGAGCCGGAGGCGACCAACATCGGCGAGAACATCCGTTTCTCGGCAAGGCTGCTCGGCCCGGACGTCCGCCGGGTCGTGCTGGTGACCAAGCCGCAGACGCAACGGCGGGTGCGCGCAGCCGTCGATCGTCAATGGCCGCAAGTGGAGGCGCTCGTTACGGCTCCGCGAACGGCTTTCGACGACCAGCCCACCGACGCATTTCCACTGGAGAATCTCGTCGACGAGATGGTCGGCGATCTCCATCGCATCCTGGACTACCCTTCGAAGGGTTTCGCGGTCGAGCAGGACGTCCCGGACGACGTGATGGCGGCATACGAGTTCCTGATCGCAAGAGGATTCGACCGCCATCTCGCCTGA
- a CDS encoding phosphoribosylanthranilate isomerase translates to MPLDIKICGLKTPEALGAALVGGATHFGFIFFDKSPRNITPDDAGRLRAAALGGAAAPTTEREVEALAVAVTVDAGDAFLDEIVHAVMPDMLQLHGKESPQRVAEVKARYDLPVMKAFSIAEAADLEKIEPYRGVADRFLFDAKPPKGAELPGGNGVPFDWRVLAGLEPSIDYMLSGGLNASNIAEALRRVAPPGIDISSGVESAPGEKDVGLIEDFFHAVRDAEA, encoded by the coding sequence ATGCCTCTCGACATAAAGATCTGCGGCCTGAAGACGCCCGAAGCACTGGGCGCCGCACTCGTCGGCGGCGCGACCCATTTCGGCTTCATCTTCTTCGATAAGAGCCCGCGCAACATCACGCCGGACGATGCCGGCCGGCTGCGCGCGGCCGCCCTTGGCGGTGCGGCGGCACCCACCACCGAGCGAGAGGTGGAGGCGCTGGCGGTCGCCGTCACCGTCGATGCGGGCGACGCCTTCCTCGACGAAATCGTCCACGCCGTCATGCCGGACATGCTCCAGCTCCACGGCAAGGAGAGCCCGCAGCGCGTGGCCGAGGTAAAGGCCCGCTACGACCTGCCGGTGATGAAGGCTTTTTCCATCGCCGAGGCGGCGGACCTGGAAAAGATCGAGCCCTATCGCGGCGTCGCCGACCGCTTCCTCTTCGATGCCAAGCCGCCGAAGGGCGCCGAACTGCCGGGCGGCAATGGCGTGCCGTTCGACTGGCGGGTTTTGGCCGGCCTCGAGCCGTCCATCGACTACATGCTCTCGGGCGGGCTCAATGCCTCGAACATCGCCGAAGCGCTGCGCCGCGTCGCCCCGCCCGGCATCGACATCTCGTCAGGTGTGGAAAGTGCGCCCGGAGAGAAGGACGTCGGCTTGATCGAGGATTTCTTCCACGCCGTCCGGGACGCGGAAGCCTGA